The genomic interval TCGATCCTACTCCAAACATTTTGGCAGAGACCTGGTAATTTGTGATAAGTATAGAAAAAAAGCAAATGAAGTCGAAAGTATAACGGTTATAGGAGATGTCAAAGGCCGGGAGGTGATTCTTGTCGATGATATTGTCGATACAGCAGGTACCTTATGTAAAGCAGCAGATGCATTAATCGAAAAGGGTGCTATTAATGTGAAGGCTATTTGTACACACCCAGTACTTTCTGGAAAAGCATATGAAACCATTGAGGCATCCAGGATTTCAGAAATGATTGTAACCGATTCTATTCCACTGCGAAAGCAAACGCCAAAGATTAAGGTATTGAGCTCAGCAAAATTATTTGCCAAAGCAATCCGAAATACACATGAACATCGTTCGATAGAAGCGCTATTCGTTGATAAATAAGGCATTATCTATTATTTATCGTCAGTTTTGAAGAAAAAATAGGGATTTATTAAATTCTGTTAATATTTTACAGGTTTTCGGATTTTTCTTATCTTTGCGCTCCCTTTTCGGGATTTTAGTTTAATTTGAATCTATATGGAAACAATTGTATTGAATGCTACGCCAAGATCAGCTTTTGGCAAATTTGCTTCAAATAGTCAGCGTAAAGAAGGTTTAGTGCCTTGTATTTTATACTCTAAAGATGAAAATATTTGTTTTAACGCTTCTCCTGCGGAATTAAGGCATTTGCTTTATACTCAAGACTTTAAGACTGCAGATATTCATTTGAATGGGCAAGTTCATCGTTGTATATTAAAAGATGTGCAGACACATCCCGTTACGGATAGTATTGTTCACCTTGATTTTTTAAAATTAGTAAAAGGAACCACAGTTAAAGTTCAGGTGCCTTTAAAATTGACTGGATCTGCTACAGGTGTAAAATCTGGTGGTAAATTAGTTCAACGAATGAGAACTGTTTTAATTAAAGCAAGCTCAGAGGATATTGTCCCAGAAGTTAAATTAGATGTAAGTAAATTAGATCTTGGACAAACCATGAGGATTAAAGATATTTTGCCAATTTCCGGCGTTGAAATTTTAAATCCAGGTAGTACCCCAGTAGTTGGTGTCGAAATCCCTAGAGCATTAAAGAGTGCTGCTGCTGAAACAGCTGCACCTGCAAAAGGTGCTGCCCCAGCAAAAGCTGCAGCGCCAGCTAAAGCAGCGGCTCCAGCTGCAAAAGCACCTGCTAAGAAATAAGCTATTATTTAAAGATTATTATATAGAAAAGCCAACCCTAATGTTGGCTTTTTTTGTTTCTGTTTTAATTTTGTTAGGCTTATTTTACTATTTTGAAACATGCTTTTATTCTAGCTGTTATTTTATCGACTATGATCTATCAAGACTATAATTTTATAATTCTGTGGGTAACTTGCGAATAACTTTATGTCAATCTGATATCATTTGGGAACAAGCAGAAGCGAATTGTTTACATCTGGATTTGTTATTTGACAATTTAAAAAAGGATGAAACAGATTTGATTATTCTTCCAGAGATGTTTTTAACAGGATTTTCAATGAATTCAAAGCTCCTGGCGGAACCCATTTTAGGACCTGGATTTCAATGGATGAAAAAGCTTGCTCAAATGAAAAATGCTGCTGTTACAGGGAGCTTGATCATTGAAGAGGATGGTAAATTTTATAATCGATTACTTTGGGTAGAACCAGAAAATGAAATGCCTGAATTTTATAATAAAAAGCATTTATTTACTTTGGCTGGAGAGCAAAACCATTATAATTCTGGAAATCAAAAGCTTATAGTATCTTATAAGGACTGGAAAATCTCCTTTTTTATTTGTTATGATCTCCGGTTTCCTGTTTGGTCCAGAAATACAGATGCTGTGGATCTAATAATCTATGTAGCAAATTTTCCGGAACGAAGAGAGCAAGCTTGGAATTGCTTGTTGCCAGCCAGAGCCATTGAAAATCAATGTTATGTAGCGGGCGTAAATCGGGTTGGATTGGATGAAAATGATATAAAATATAGGGGTGATTCTGCTGTTTATAACTTTGAAGGCTCGAAAATTCTTGATTTAGAAGACCGTGAACAATGGTTAACAAGCACTTTAGATTCTCAATCATTGAAGGCTTATAAGCGGGCTTACCCGTTTTTAAAGGATCGGGATCTGTTTGATTTCAATTAGTTTAACCTTAATTAAATAGTGAATATTTTAATTAAACCATTGTAAATCATTGGTCTAGCTCATTTTCATATTATAATATTTTATAATATGAATAATTTACCTTACTTTAGCGTTTTATGTCGGAGTATGATTTGACTAACTCTGATTTAAAAGCTGCATTCGATAAACAGCGATGAAAACTACGAACTTTAATCGATGGATTCTGTATGCCTGGATTGCAATCCTGCTGAGTGGTATTGTCCTCTCCTGTGCGCCTGAAAGGCCTTCATTACAAGCATATAGACTAAAATCTAAGGATTCTAAACTAACAGAAAATTTCCGAAATGAAATTGTAGAATTTGCCAGAAAGCAAATGGGTACAAAATATAAAAAAGCGGGCAAAGGCAATGAGGGTTTTGATTGTAGTGGTTTTGTAGGATTTGTGTTTCATGAATTTCGGATCCAAATGGGTTCTTGTGCTCTTGAACAAGCTGAACCAGGGGCAGAAATTTTAACAAAAGAAGCCAAATGCGGAGATCTTATCTTTTTCGGTACACCAAAAAGAATTTCTCATGTTGGAATCATTACACAAAATAAAAAAAACGAACTTTGGGTAATTCATAGCACTTCTTCACGCGGTGTCATAGAAGAAAATATATTAAAGTCCGATTATTGGGTTCGAAAGATTATAAAGATTGTAGACTTGAATTCATATTTAAAATCGGGAGATATTTCACAACTTTAAATCGAATTTTTATTTTGATTGAAGCAATTCATTTAGGATGTCATGATTTCAATTTATAGATTGGTTAAATTTTTATTTCTTTAATCTTTGTATTTAAATCTTACATGATTAATTAATCAATCGGTCAATAAATCCTGTTTGAATTGTTTTAAGTATATTAATTTTTTCGGGTGCTAAACAGGCCTATTTGTTGATTCGTTTTGAAATACTTGTTAATCCATAGTTAGATTTATGAATTCAGTGCGTTGATATTTACCTTAATGTATCTTTGCGCCTCAAATAATTTTATGATTCATTTGATATTATTCGGACCACCAGGAAGTGGAAAGGGAACGCAAGCTGTTAAACTTGCAGAAAAATATGATTTATACCATATTTCCACGGGTGATTTATTCCGTTTTGAAACTTCTCAGAAAACCGAATTGGGTTTAAAAGCGCTTGAATTCATGAGCCAGGGTATGCTTGTCCCGGATGAAATTACCATTGGCATGCTAAAAAAGAAAATGGAGTCCATGCCTGAGGTTAATGGATTTATTTATGATGGCTTTCCAAGAACACAGCCACAGGCAAATGCTTTGGATGATCTATTAAATGAAACTGGACAAAGCATTAGTATCTTATTATCTTTGGATGTTCCCGAGCAAGAAATTGTAAAACGAATTCTGAATCGGGGCCTGAGTTCTGGGAGAACGGATGACAATGATGAATCCATTATTAGAAAACGGATTCAAGTATATTTAAAAGAAACATCTATCGTTTTTGAACATTATGCATGTACAGGTAAATCTAAAAGCATAAATGGAATTGGGAGTATTGAAGAAATTTTCGAACGACTCTGTATGCATCTCGATCTATTATGTTAAACACTCAATATGGCAGAGCAAAATTTTGTTGATTATGTAAAAATTATGTTTCGTTCCGGCAAAGGAGGGGCTGGATCTGTCCATTTTTTTAGAAGTAAGCATAACCCAAAAGGGGGTCCCGATGGAGGGAATGGAGGGCGTGGAGCGCATGTGATTTTAAGAGGCAACGCACAATTATGGACATTGCTCCATCTTAAATATAGAAAACATATTTATGCAACCGATGGTGAAAATGGTAGAGAAAATAATTCTACTGGTGCTGATGGGCAAGATATGATCGTAGAAGTACCATTAGGAACAATCGCTATTGATGCTGAAACAGGTGTTAAAGAATTAGAAATCACACAAGATGGGGAAGAAAAAGTACTGATGTCTGGTGGCCGGGGTGGTATGGGAAATACTTTTTTTAAATCTCCTACCCAACAAACACCAGATTTTGCACAACCCGGTGAACCTGGCCAGGAAGCTTGGAAAATTCTTGAATTAAAGATTCTTGCAGATGTTGGTTTAGTTGGATTTCCAAATGCTGGTAAATCAACTTTATTATCCGTTTTAACGGCGGCTAAACCTAAAATAGCAGATTACGCCTTTACTACTATCGTACCTAATTTAGGAATTGTTTCATATCGTGGAGACCGCTCCTTTGTAATGGCAGATATTCCAGGGATCATTGAAAATGCACATCTGGGGAAAGGACTCGGAGTGCGATTTATCCGGCATATAGAACGCAATAGTGTGCTGTTATTTATGATTCCTTGTGATAGTCAGAATATTCGTCAAGATTATCAGATATTATTAAATGAACTCGAACAATTTAATCCGGAACTCCTTGACAAACCTCGTGTTCTCGCAATTACGAAAATGGATATTGTGGATCCTGAATGGAAAGAGTTAATTCATAAAGACCTTCCAGAAGGTATACCCTTTGTATTTATTTCATCTATTACACAACTTGGCCTTGATGAATTAAAAGATTTATTGTGGAAAAACTTACAAACTCCTATGAATTATTAGGGTCTTATTTTTTAGGTATTTCAGATTCAACCTTATTCAAAGCTTCTTGTGTTTTTTGCCAAAATTCAAAAAATATTGGTTTGCATTTATCTATTGCCCATTTGGATTTAGCAGGTACAGCTTCTAAGTAATAATAAGACACTGACTTTTCTTTAGTTTCTCTTCCAATTAGATTTAATTGATTAAAAAACCAAATTACAGAACTGTATATGACAAGCGCAATGATCGCAGAAGTTATACCTCCGGCAAGTTGGTTAATAAAATTAATATGCGCCGTTTCTAAAATTTTTTCAAAGCCTCTTCCAATAAGCCGGATGCCAATCATGATTAATAAAAAAGTCAAAACAAAACCTATCATAATGGTCAACCTTGGATCCACAACTAGAATTTTTTCAACCAGGTTGATCATTAGAAATGAGAATTTTAAAGTAACCAGAATTGCCAAAAGAATACTGACGATTCCGAATACAGATTTAATGATCCCTTTCGTATACCCTAAATAGAAACTACCACCCAAAATAATTGCACATAGAATATCGATGAACATGGCTTGATTTTTGATTATTAGAAAGCACTGCAAGATGCTAAAAAGTTTCAAAGATCTAATCAAAAAGTTTAAAATCTTAATAAATACATCATGAAACAGTTTTCCTAAATAGTATTAGATTTGTATTATAAAATGTATTGCTTTAACCCACTTTTCTTGGTTTTTTTATTTTATACCTATACCGGTATAGCGCAACCCGCGTTTAGTAACAAGAATTTTCAAGGGGAGGTGTTGCCAAAAGTCTTTTTGATAGGTGAATATGAAAAACCATTTGAAGAAATGTCTTCAAATTATAGCACCCTGCTATTGAATAATTATCAGGATGATTTGGATAAAGCGTTTAATGGTTGGACTTCTGTATTGGTTGGAATGGAAGATTATGCGAATACGATTTCATTTGATCTAAGAGGATTAAAGCTTTGGGTGAATATTTTTTTTAATGTGGACGGCTCCATTCAACATTTAGTATATTATCCAAAACCAAATTCTAAAAATATGGATTTTGAATTACTGACAAATTTTTTTATTAGTTTTTGCAATACCTATCGATTTAAAGATCCTATTTCAAAGAAATGTTCACATATTGGAAGTGCATCTTTTCCAACATTTTCAAAAAGAAATTGAATTTGAATTCTTTCTATTTTAAGATTCTTTTTATTCTAACACTATTTTGTGTTTTTACTTCCTGTACAAAACAAGAAGCTATTCAATTTCAAAGCTATTCTGTTCTTACCAAAGATGAATTGACCGGCATTTATTTTGCAAGTCCGGATATTGCGTATGCAGTTGGTGGAAATACCTGGCTTCGTGGGATTATTTGTAAAACTACAGACGGTGGTCAAAATTGGAAAATCGATTCTGTATTCGATAAAGAATTATTCTGCATAAGTGGACGTGAATCTGGTTTAGTCATCGGGATGGGAATCGAGTTAATGTTTCATGCAATCACCCCAACTACCATCACTACACATAAACTAAAGCATGCCGGAAGTTTCAAATTTGTTAGAGGTGTATCGGTTTTTAATGCCGATTTAATGCTGGCAGTAAATGGTAATGGAACCGGAAGTATTGAAAAGTTTTCTATACATTCTGATACCACCAGGACTATTTTGGAACTGGATCACGAATTAAATGCCATCCAATTTATTGACAGTTTACATTGGATTGCAGTTGGTTATGGTATCGTTTTGCGATCTGTAGATGCTGGAGAACATTGGGATACTTTAGATATTAGGGGCGATCAGTTTTTGGATATTTCTAAGACTGATCAGGGAAATTTATTTTTTTTAGGTGCCGGAGGAAGTGTATATAGATCCAATGATAAAGGCGCTACATTTGAAAACATTAAATCTGGAGGCATTATTAGTAACAATCCCCCTATGCGTGCCATTTGTTTTATAAATGATACGAAAGGGATTATTGCAGGCGAAAATAGTTCAGCATACATTACCCGGGATGGCGGTTCAGAATGGATCCAATTAGAAGGTCTTCCGGATTTTGATATTAAAGATATTTTTTACGATGGCGATTTATTTTGGTTATGTGGATCAATGGGTACAATAATTTCACTAAAAATATAATGGCTTTTACCTACACCTTGATATTTGAAAATTATCCTTAGTCACTCATAAACGAACATCTTAGTATTGCAGAATTTAATTTTATTAAAATTAAGAAGTCTTGTTATTAATCTATTCCTGGCTCCTGGTTTTAAGCTACAAAAAAAAATAGCCCTCCTTTCGGAGAGCTATTTTATAGAAAGATTTTTGGGCTATATTAATATTTACATTGTTAGACGATTAATACTCTTTCCGATATAAGTTCCTTGTTTCTGGCCAGCCTCTAAACTAAAGCGATAATGAATTCCTCCATATAAGCTAGACATATTGATTTCGTCTGCCATTTGTTGGAATGTTTTATAAGATCTAGGAGATCCATTGATGTCTTTTCTAAATTCATGGGTACGATCTGTAAATGCATAATTGAATCCAAATAAGTCACTAAAAATTTCAGCACTTGTCATTGCAACAGAAGATGGACTTGCTGAATATTCTGGAGTAGCTTGTGAATTAATTAAAGATATGAAATCACCATCAATGTTTTCTTTAATATAGGTTTCGGGTCTTTGCATATTGTATTTATATTTTACTCTCCAAGCAGTTACAGTTGCATCATGAATTCCAATGCCTAATTTCACAAATGCTTTTGCAGTAAAGGCAAGATCTTTATTTTCTTTAGTTAAAATACTAATCATAATGGCCATCATGTGTCCTGATGTTGAGATAGAACGATCTTGATCATCATTCCAATACTTCACCATATTTTCAGTCAATTCATCTAAATTTTTAACCCGATTTCTTACATCTAAAGCATATGCATAGAAAACAGAATTAGTAGAGGTAGAATAACTTGGTGGTGTACCCATTTCTAAATCATTTGATGAACTTAAAAAAGTACGTACTTCACCCCAATAAGGAAGTAAAGGCTTTTTAATCTGGCTGGAAGTAGGTGACCATAATCCTTGTCCTTTAGGAGCAGAATATGAAGTTGGATAATTATTAAGATATGCTTCATCTTGACCATCTGTCATAGAATAGTCGTGAATAGCTTTTCCCATCATTTCACCAAACTGGCTAGATTTTTTGAAAATAGCTGGACTTATAATTGTTGAGAATGCATTTACATTTTCCTTATATAAATCCTGAATTTTTTTAACACCTGCAGGTGGTGCGTTTCTGTAATACCTTGTTAAAAGGTAATTCATACTCTCATTCACAGCAACTGACCAGTTGACTTCACCACCTTCATAAATAATTGGAAGGCTGTTTACAGGAAGGCCGTTTAATTTACCTTGCAAGCTAGCTTGTTGATCAATTCCTAAAACAACAGTTTCATAAATTGCTAAACCGAGATAAGCATATACACGGGATGCAATTGGAGAGGTGTATCCAGGCGTTTCAGAAGTTAATTGTAAACTGAGATTCATCCAGTCTGTGGCAATTTTACCACTTTCTAAATTCGTTTTACTCAATTCACTAATGACAATTGTTCTGTCGTCCTTAGTACAGGCAGCTAAAAATAATAGAGCTACCATTAAGCAGAAGTTTACTGGGGATGCTTTAAATTGTACTAAATGCCTCATGATAAATAGATTTAATAGTTTTCTAAATGAATAACTAAGAATCTGACTTAATCTAAAATTATCTTAAGTCCAGATAATATGATTGAGGCAATAGATCAGACCTGATCTAAAGTTAACAAAGGGGAGAATACGACACGAAGTTAAGAAGTCCTTTCAATAGTTACCAAATTTATTTTCACTTTTCAGTAAAATTCAGGGTTTACCCTGATAAATTATGTACTGTTAAGTAATTAATATTTTAATAAAATAATTTGTAAATAATTGATAATCAATTTAATAGACTATTGATTTGTATATATACATTTTTTATGTTGGACTAAGTCGTTTTCAAAATTCATTCTCCAGCTCTATAATTTATTTGTAATGTTGTTGATTATGAGGCTAATAGATGTAAATAAGGGTGGAATTTATCGAGGATCGGGATCCTAAATTAATTTTTGATATAATTTAGCCAATTCAAATAGTAAACTAAGTTTCAGAATTTCAAAGTGTTGTATTTAACTTTATAATTCTACCAATAAATTAAATTTGCAATACGTCGTTGGAGGGTTTGTATTTGCTGTAATTTCAATATCTACTATTTGAGGACCGATTTTATCCTTGCTATTATAGATGATTTTAATCGGACTTCTGGTGCCCGGTTTTATTGGGAGTCTTGACCAATCTAAGCTAGTGCATTCACAGGCAGACATCAATTCAATTACCAAATCACCAGGTCCAGGATTTGTAAAATAAATTTCTTTCTTTAATAAGCTACCTTGTTTTAGGCTTCCAAAATGGTAATTTGTAGAATCAAAAACAAGTTTTGCAATTTTACCAATCGTATCCGGAGATTCTATTTTCTGACTGTTTATTGAATTTGCTTTGCCAGCATCTTGTGTCTTTTTTTGAGCTATGGAACATGCTACACATACACCAAGTAAAATCAAAAGAACTGGTAAAACGCAAATTTTAATTTTCATAAACCAATTTATTTATATAAAAGGTAACTACCTATATTAAAATTGAAAATCAGCCTTTTAGTTCAAGTATATTGAATAGACTTCATACATTTCTTAAAATTGAACAGCCCTAATCGATTAAAACCAGGGCTGTCTGAAATTGTGAACGAGATATAATTTAATTATTTCTTAGGAGCTTTTGATTTCTTGTTTAAAACTTCTTTTTTAACTTCAATAGTGGTTGGTCCGGAAAGTATTTTAAATTCGGATCTTCTATTAAAACGGT from Saprospiraceae bacterium carries:
- a CDS encoding 50S ribosomal protein L25; the protein is METIVLNATPRSAFGKFASNSQRKEGLVPCILYSKDENICFNASPAELRHLLYTQDFKTADIHLNGQVHRCILKDVQTHPVTDSIVHLDFLKLVKGTTVKVQVPLKLTGSATGVKSGGKLVQRMRTVLIKASSEDIVPEVKLDVSKLDLGQTMRIKDILPISGVEILNPGSTPVVGVEIPRALKSAAAETAAPAKGAAPAKAAAPAKAAAPAAKAPAKK
- a CDS encoding nitrilase family protein: MRITLCQSDIIWEQAEANCLHLDLLFDNLKKDETDLIILPEMFLTGFSMNSKLLAEPILGPGFQWMKKLAQMKNAAVTGSLIIEEDGKFYNRLLWVEPENEMPEFYNKKHLFTLAGEQNHYNSGNQKLIVSYKDWKISFFICYDLRFPVWSRNTDAVDLIIYVANFPERREQAWNCLLPARAIENQCYVAGVNRVGLDENDIKYRGDSAVYNFEGSKILDLEDREQWLTSTLDSQSLKAYKRAYPFLKDRDLFDFN
- a CDS encoding C40 family peptidase, whose product is MKTTNFNRWILYAWIAILLSGIVLSCAPERPSLQAYRLKSKDSKLTENFRNEIVEFARKQMGTKYKKAGKGNEGFDCSGFVGFVFHEFRIQMGSCALEQAEPGAEILTKEAKCGDLIFFGTPKRISHVGIITQNKKNELWVIHSTSSRGVIEENILKSDYWVRKIIKIVDLNSYLKSGDISQL
- a CDS encoding adenylate kinase — encoded protein: MIHLILFGPPGSGKGTQAVKLAEKYDLYHISTGDLFRFETSQKTELGLKALEFMSQGMLVPDEITIGMLKKKMESMPEVNGFIYDGFPRTQPQANALDDLLNETGQSISILLSLDVPEQEIVKRILNRGLSSGRTDDNDESIIRKRIQVYLKETSIVFEHYACTGKSKSINGIGSIEEIFERLCMHLDLLC
- the obgE gene encoding GTPase ObgE; this encodes MAEQNFVDYVKIMFRSGKGGAGSVHFFRSKHNPKGGPDGGNGGRGAHVILRGNAQLWTLLHLKYRKHIYATDGENGRENNSTGADGQDMIVEVPLGTIAIDAETGVKELEITQDGEEKVLMSGGRGGMGNTFFKSPTQQTPDFAQPGEPGQEAWKILELKILADVGLVGFPNAGKSTLLSVLTAAKPKIADYAFTTIVPNLGIVSYRGDRSFVMADIPGIIENAHLGKGLGVRFIRHIERNSVLLFMIPCDSQNIRQDYQILLNELEQFNPELLDKPRVLAITKMDIVDPEWKELIHKDLPEGIPFVFISSITQLGLDELKDLLWKNLQTPMNY
- a CDS encoding CvpA family protein — its product is MFIDILCAIILGGSFYLGYTKGIIKSVFGIVSILLAILVTLKFSFLMINLVEKILVVDPRLTIMIGFVLTFLLIMIGIRLIGRGFEKILETAHINFINQLAGGITSAIIALVIYSSVIWFFNQLNLIGRETKEKSVSYYYLEAVPAKSKWAIDKCKPIFFEFWQKTQEALNKVESEIPKK
- a CDS encoding vanadium-dependent haloperoxidase; amino-acid sequence: MRHLVQFKASPVNFCLMVALLFLAACTKDDRTIVISELSKTNLESGKIATDWMNLSLQLTSETPGYTSPIASRVYAYLGLAIYETVVLGIDQQASLQGKLNGLPVNSLPIIYEGGEVNWSVAVNESMNYLLTRYYRNAPPAGVKKIQDLYKENVNAFSTIISPAIFKKSSQFGEMMGKAIHDYSMTDGQDEAYLNNYPTSYSAPKGQGLWSPTSSQIKKPLLPYWGEVRTFLSSSNDLEMGTPPSYSTSTNSVFYAYALDVRNRVKNLDELTENMVKYWNDDQDRSISTSGHMMAIMISILTKENKDLAFTAKAFVKLGIGIHDATVTAWRVKYKYNMQRPETYIKENIDGDFISLINSQATPEYSASPSSVAMTSAEIFSDLFGFNYAFTDRTHEFRKDINGSPRSYKTFQQMADEINMSSLYGGIHYRFSLEAGQKQGTYIGKSINRLTM
- a CDS encoding DUF1573 domain-containing protein produces the protein MKIKICVLPVLLILLGVCVACSIAQKKTQDAGKANSINSQKIESPDTIGKIAKLVFDSTNYHFGSLKQGSLLKKEIYFTNPGPGDLVIELMSACECTSLDWSRLPIKPGTRSPIKIIYNSKDKIGPQIVDIEITANTNPPTTYCKFNLLVEL